From a single Planococcus shenhongbingii genomic region:
- a CDS encoding DEAD/DEAH box helicase, with amino-acid sequence MNQFQIEGSRTYYLKINRMEDFHIQATNELGNRIPPEIWKPYLYFLDKESFYGLTARIDGLDLLLTPAEFVRLFQQAPHHYVSFLGQRAEDDTWLKLAGKVADSLNDPDLWNHISVDGEDILFDPAYGDPEIQAFLIDTIQHQLRQKGLTPAQLPFIQHFVQHAGWQGLQATEDYVIAAQLSEPDTDAFWSFKVVLRPKRGTVYWSPSKRRADQPIEKVLPEKWKVHSQEIRQQQILLLSLCPSVESYDESRLFHEEWTDAQVLEFLRNDAEILQAFGIEVSIPSWLKAVQESKVRVRANIHSPVKKASVVGLDQIVRFDWQFSLNGHELSMQDFQQLVAENKEFIRIGNEWVRVDSNLLMQLRKMIEEADDAEWTIKDMLFQNVPEIMFNEESEEEDDPLVEFHLNKSLRLLLDKLLDKRDLPETPIPPNLLTELRPYQKTGFDYLVFMRQEGFGLCLADDMGLGKTVQLIAYLLHVHGKNPEQPSLIICPTSVLGNWQKELERFAPDLKVVTHYGSTRPKEGEFLHFLNDEKPDVVLSTYGIASSDAVEIQAVHWTSITLDEAQNIKNMYTKQSRTIRKFKGNHHIALTGTPIENRLSELWSIFDFINKGYLYRIKQFQENFMIPIERDDSEEHKEKLRKRIQPFLLRRTKKDPDLQLNLPEKLEQLEYCPLTPEQAALYEGLVQDTVQKMETLTGFEKKGLVLKMLSKLKQLCNHPALYLKEPYSSAEEILPRSQKLERIVTLAGEIAERGEQCLIFTQYIGMGHLLQQAINELYGHEVPFLTGSMPKNQRDSLVASFQAGEFPIFILSLKAGGTGLNLTAATHVLHADRWWNPAVENQATDRAYRIGQTQFVHVHKFVTIGTIEEKIDSLLTQKQSMSEQFIQSSQWMTELSDHELKELFSYNL; translated from the coding sequence ATGAATCAGTTCCAAATAGAAGGAAGCCGCACTTATTACTTGAAAATCAATCGCATGGAAGATTTTCACATCCAGGCAACAAATGAATTGGGAAACCGGATACCTCCGGAAATTTGGAAACCGTATTTGTATTTTCTAGATAAAGAAAGCTTTTATGGATTAACCGCGCGAATCGATGGATTAGACCTGCTTTTGACGCCGGCGGAATTTGTCCGATTGTTTCAGCAGGCTCCCCATCATTATGTTTCATTCTTAGGGCAGCGCGCCGAAGACGACACCTGGCTGAAACTGGCCGGAAAAGTGGCCGATTCGCTGAACGACCCAGACTTATGGAACCATATATCAGTGGACGGTGAAGATATCCTGTTCGACCCGGCTTATGGCGATCCGGAAATCCAGGCCTTCCTTATCGATACCATTCAACACCAATTACGGCAAAAAGGGTTGACTCCCGCACAATTGCCATTTATCCAGCATTTTGTTCAGCACGCGGGTTGGCAAGGCCTACAAGCAACTGAAGATTACGTTATAGCTGCACAATTGAGCGAACCGGATACGGATGCTTTTTGGTCTTTTAAAGTAGTGCTGCGTCCAAAACGCGGTACGGTCTACTGGTCTCCGTCAAAACGCCGCGCTGATCAGCCGATTGAAAAGGTCCTTCCTGAGAAATGGAAAGTCCATTCCCAGGAAATCAGACAGCAGCAGATCCTGCTGCTAAGCCTATGCCCGTCGGTGGAGAGCTATGACGAAAGCCGTCTTTTCCATGAAGAATGGACAGATGCCCAAGTGCTTGAGTTTTTGCGCAATGATGCAGAAATCCTGCAGGCATTCGGCATCGAAGTCTCCATTCCGTCTTGGCTGAAAGCTGTCCAGGAATCGAAAGTACGGGTGCGGGCAAATATCCACTCCCCTGTCAAAAAGGCATCGGTGGTAGGTCTGGATCAGATCGTCCGTTTTGACTGGCAGTTTTCATTGAACGGCCATGAACTCAGCATGCAGGATTTCCAGCAGCTTGTTGCTGAAAACAAGGAATTTATCCGCATCGGCAATGAATGGGTCCGCGTCGATTCAAATCTGCTGATGCAATTGCGGAAAATGATTGAAGAAGCCGATGATGCGGAATGGACGATCAAAGACATGCTGTTCCAGAATGTGCCGGAAATCATGTTCAATGAAGAATCCGAAGAAGAAGACGACCCATTAGTCGAATTCCATCTGAACAAATCGCTTCGTTTGCTGCTCGATAAGCTGCTCGACAAACGTGATTTGCCGGAAACGCCGATCCCTCCAAATTTACTGACAGAACTTCGGCCGTACCAAAAAACCGGATTCGATTATCTGGTCTTTATGCGGCAAGAAGGATTTGGCCTTTGCCTGGCGGATGATATGGGTCTTGGAAAAACGGTGCAGTTGATTGCTTATCTCTTGCATGTACACGGAAAAAATCCGGAACAGCCGTCACTGATCATTTGCCCGACTTCCGTACTCGGCAACTGGCAAAAAGAGCTGGAGCGCTTTGCTCCTGATTTGAAAGTCGTCACCCATTACGGCAGCACTCGCCCGAAAGAAGGGGAATTTTTACACTTCTTGAATGACGAAAAACCGGATGTTGTGTTGTCGACTTATGGAATCGCTTCTTCTGATGCGGTGGAAATCCAAGCGGTCCATTGGACCAGCATCACTCTCGATGAAGCGCAAAACATCAAAAACATGTATACGAAACAGTCACGGACCATCCGTAAATTTAAAGGGAATCACCATATAGCGCTGACTGGTACACCGATTGAAAACCGGCTTTCTGAATTATGGTCAATTTTCGACTTTATCAATAAAGGCTACTTATATCGCATCAAACAATTCCAAGAGAACTTTATGATTCCGATTGAACGCGATGATTCAGAAGAACATAAGGAAAAACTGCGCAAACGCATTCAGCCTTTCTTATTGCGCCGGACGAAAAAAGATCCCGACTTGCAGCTGAACTTGCCGGAAAAGCTAGAGCAGTTGGAATACTGTCCGCTTACTCCGGAACAAGCTGCTTTATACGAAGGTTTGGTCCAGGATACGGTGCAGAAAATGGAGACGCTCACAGGCTTCGAGAAAAAAGGGCTTGTGCTGAAAATGTTAAGCAAATTAAAGCAGCTATGTAATCATCCAGCACTGTATCTGAAAGAACCTTATAGTTCTGCTGAAGAAATACTGCCTAGATCTCAGAAGCTGGAGCGTATTGTGACTCTCGCCGGGGAAATTGCAGAACGCGGGGAACAATGTTTGATTTTTACGCAATACATCGGCATGGGCCATTTGCTGCAGCAAGCGATCAATGAATTATATGGCCATGAAGTTCCGTTCTTGACAGGAAGCATGCCAAAAAATCAGCGGGATTCGCTGGTCGCTTCTTTCCAAGCAGGTGAATTCCCAATCTTTATCCTATCTCTGAAAGCAGGTGGCACCGGCCTGAACTTGACTGCTGCCACTCATGTCCTGCATGCAGACAGATGGTGGAACCCTGCTGTTGAAAATCAGGCGACTGACCGTGCTTACCGCATTGGCCAAACGCAATTTGTCCATGTCCATAAATTTGTGACCATCGGGACGATCGAAGAGAAAATTGACTCCCTGCTGACGCAGAAGCAGTCAATGTCCGAGCAGTTTATCCAATCCAGCCAGTGGATGACGGAACTGTCAGATCACGAACTAAAAGAATTGTTTTCTTATAATTTATAA
- a CDS encoding single-stranded DNA-binding protein codes for MNQVGIVGRLTKDPVSRVMSEGRIHTSFIVAVSRNYKNQKGEIETDFVLCSSWGRPAQNISKYCVKGSLIAVTGRLQSRHYDKEDGTRVYVTEVLGDQIRFLDKRKEKEESAHRQPEPESEADFDFQPPGTDGVNV; via the coding sequence ATGAACCAAGTCGGAATTGTAGGTCGATTAACGAAAGATCCGGTAAGCCGTGTCATGAGTGAAGGCCGCATACATACTTCTTTCATTGTAGCGGTGTCCCGGAACTATAAAAATCAGAAAGGGGAAATAGAAACCGATTTTGTCCTTTGTTCGTCATGGGGCCGTCCAGCCCAAAACATTTCGAAATACTGTGTGAAAGGGTCGCTTATTGCTGTCACGGGCCGGCTGCAGTCCCGGCATTATGACAAAGAAGACGGAACGCGTGTGTATGTCACTGAAGTGTTGGGTGATCAAATCCGCTTTTTGGACAAAAGGAAAGAAAAAGAAGAATCCGCCCACAGACAGCCGGAGCCCGAGTCTGAAGCAGACTTTGACTTCCAGCCGCCTGGGACGGATGGAGTAAACGTTTAA
- a CDS encoding YwpF family protein, translating to MKTFKMLSLGVVNDEEVINYPLQDGIIINQENSHRSWVLEMLMDLEYQETFQKMMNSGDIYDVKVVISYPDNEPATFQVAIYGVKVMGDQISVLMKGTLKRVRRKYAESLLSELLEDGLEGTELLERFEHDMRTRPGLRKDGAKT from the coding sequence ATGAAGACATTTAAAATGCTGTCTTTGGGCGTGGTAAACGACGAGGAAGTAATCAACTATCCGCTGCAGGACGGCATCATCATTAACCAGGAAAATAGCCATCGTTCATGGGTGCTCGAAATGCTCATGGACCTTGAGTATCAGGAAACTTTCCAAAAGATGATGAACTCCGGTGACATATATGATGTAAAAGTGGTCATCTCCTACCCTGACAACGAGCCTGCTACTTTCCAAGTAGCGATATACGGCGTCAAAGTGATGGGTGACCAGATTTCTGTGCTGATGAAAGGCACCTTGAAACGGGTACGCCGCAAATATGCGGAGTCCTTGCTGTCTGAGCTTCTTGAAGACGGCCTTGAAGGTACGGAATTGCTGGAACGCTTTGAACACGACATGCGGACACGCCCAGGGCTGCGGAAAGACGGAGCAAAAACGTGA
- the fabZ gene encoding 3-hydroxyacyl-ACP dehydratase FabZ, with product MLTVEQIQAILPHRYPFLMVDRILEIEEGKKAVGLKNVTANEEFFNGHFPGYPVMPGVLIVEALAQVGATAVLQMEANKGRLAFFTGIDNCRFKRQVVPGDQLRLEVELTKVRGSMGKGHAIASVDGELVCECDILFALGPVVGEKQ from the coding sequence ATGTTAACAGTTGAACAAATTCAGGCAATTTTGCCGCACCGATATCCGTTCTTAATGGTAGACCGGATTTTAGAAATTGAAGAAGGAAAAAAAGCGGTCGGATTAAAAAACGTAACGGCAAATGAAGAATTCTTCAACGGCCATTTTCCAGGCTACCCGGTTATGCCGGGGGTGCTGATTGTTGAAGCACTTGCGCAAGTAGGAGCTACAGCAGTTCTGCAAATGGAAGCAAATAAAGGCCGTTTGGCATTTTTCACGGGAATCGACAATTGCCGGTTCAAACGCCAAGTGGTTCCTGGCGATCAGTTAAGACTGGAAGTTGAATTGACCAAAGTCCGCGGTTCTATGGGCAAAGGGCATGCAATTGCTTCTGTAGATGGAGAATTGGTATGCGAATGCGATATCCTTTTTGCTTTAGGGCCTGTAGTAGGCGAAAAGCAGTAA
- a CDS encoding DNA-directed RNA polymerase subunit beta, translating to MVDSKKKVSLQEKEQKETTAKAEPKQRKWVQIRLFPIWLRIVIVIALIALAMVLGVMVGYGVIGDGNPQDALKWETWQHIIDIMSGKK from the coding sequence ATGGTTGATTCGAAAAAGAAGGTAAGCCTTCAGGAAAAGGAACAAAAAGAAACAACTGCAAAAGCGGAACCGAAACAGCGCAAGTGGGTACAAATTCGCCTGTTTCCTATTTGGCTGCGGATTGTAATTGTCATAGCTTTGATAGCATTAGCAATGGTTCTCGGAGTTATGGTCGGATATGGCGTTATTGGAGATGGCAATCCGCAGGACGCGTTGAAATGGGAAACGTGGCAGCATATCATTGATATCATGAGCGGAAAGAAATAA
- a CDS encoding rod shape-determining protein: MFSKDIGIDLGTANVLIHVKGKGIVLNEPSVVAIDRKTNQILAVGEEAKKMIGRTPDNIMVIRPLKDGVIADFDVTEIMLKYFLDLLKVKGFMTKPRILICCPTNITSVEQKAIREAAEKSGGKKVFLEEEPKVAAIGAGMDIYQPSGNMVIDMGGGTTDVAVLSMGEIVTSESIKVAGDVFDNDILQYIKRHHKLIIGERTAEDIKIKIGSVFSNGRKEEMEVRGRDMATGFPRVIIVHSAEIEQALKESVNLVIAAARKVLEKTPPELSADIIDRGVVLTGGGAMLHGLDHLLAEHLKVPVMVAEQPMNSVALGTGIILDNMDRFSLRKQGLLKNFQMRSSEEKKATTE; the protein is encoded by the coding sequence ATGTTCTCAAAAGATATCGGAATTGATCTCGGTACAGCCAATGTCCTGATTCACGTCAAAGGAAAAGGAATTGTCTTGAATGAGCCGTCAGTAGTGGCAATAGATCGAAAGACAAACCAGATTTTAGCAGTTGGAGAAGAAGCAAAGAAAATGATCGGCCGTACGCCTGATAATATAATGGTTATCCGTCCACTCAAAGATGGAGTTATTGCTGATTTTGATGTGACAGAAATTATGCTTAAATACTTTTTAGATCTTTTAAAAGTAAAAGGCTTTATGACCAAACCCCGCATTTTGATTTGCTGCCCGACCAATATCACAAGTGTTGAACAAAAAGCAATCCGTGAAGCTGCAGAAAAATCCGGCGGCAAAAAAGTGTTTTTGGAAGAAGAACCAAAAGTGGCTGCAATTGGAGCAGGAATGGATATTTATCAGCCCAGCGGCAATATGGTCATTGATATGGGCGGTGGAACTACAGATGTTGCTGTCTTATCCATGGGGGAAATCGTCACAAGCGAATCCATCAAAGTTGCGGGAGACGTCTTTGACAACGATATTCTTCAATACATCAAACGCCATCATAAACTAATTATCGGCGAACGAACTGCTGAGGACATCAAAATAAAAATTGGATCGGTTTTCTCAAACGGCAGGAAAGAGGAAATGGAAGTGCGCGGACGGGATATGGCCACCGGGTTTCCGCGTGTCATTATCGTTCATTCTGCAGAAATTGAGCAAGCATTAAAAGAATCCGTTAACCTGGTTATCGCTGCTGCTAGGAAAGTATTGGAAAAAACACCACCGGAACTTTCTGCAGACATTATTGATCGCGGAGTGGTATTGACTGGTGGAGGAGCAATGCTTCATGGCCTCGACCACCTTCTTGCAGAGCATTTGAAAGTGCCTGTCATGGTTGCAGAGCAGCCGATGAACAGCGTCGCTCTTGGCACAGGAATCATATTGGACAATATGGATAGATTCTCCTTGCGCAAACAAGGCTTGTTAAAAAATTTCCAAATGCGGTCCAGCGAAGAGAAAAAAGCCACCACCGAGTGA
- the murA gene encoding UDP-N-acetylglucosamine 1-carboxyvinyltransferase translates to MDQIIVRGGQKLKGKVRVEGAKNAVLPVLAGSLLASNGKSIIKEVPNLADVYTIQEVLKSLNATVEYFPEKNEMVIDSSQTLSSEAQFEYVRKMRASILVMGPLLARNGFARVALPGGCAIGSRPIELHLKGFEAMGAQITFGNGFVEAEVNGRLRGAKIYLDFPSVGATENIMTAAALADGVTIIENAAKEPEIVDLANYINEMGGRVIGAGTDTLRIEGVKELHGAEHYIIPDRVEAGTFMVAAAITQGDVIIENAVPEHMRALISKMGEMGVDIEETEEGLRVRSNHPLRSIDIKTMPHPGFPTDMQSQMMSLMLTATGNGILTETVFENRFMHVEEFRRMNASVKIEGRSVIMEGPSKLQGAEVSATDLRAAAALILAGLAAEGITRVNELYHLDRGYVDFHLKLASLGADIERVTTAEAEVKEEQMA, encoded by the coding sequence GTGGATCAGATTATTGTACGAGGCGGCCAAAAATTAAAAGGGAAAGTTAGAGTAGAAGGGGCTAAGAACGCAGTATTGCCAGTTCTTGCCGGATCACTTCTTGCTTCAAACGGAAAAAGCATTATTAAAGAGGTACCTAACTTGGCGGATGTGTATACGATTCAAGAAGTACTGAAAAGTTTAAATGCTACGGTTGAATACTTTCCGGAGAAAAATGAAATGGTGATTGATTCATCACAGACATTATCAAGTGAAGCGCAATTTGAATACGTCAGAAAGATGCGCGCATCAATCTTGGTAATGGGGCCGTTGCTTGCACGTAATGGATTCGCTCGTGTTGCTTTGCCGGGAGGCTGTGCAATTGGATCACGTCCGATTGAACTGCACTTAAAAGGGTTCGAGGCAATGGGTGCACAAATTACTTTCGGGAACGGTTTTGTAGAAGCGGAAGTTAATGGCCGTTTGCGCGGCGCAAAAATCTATTTGGATTTCCCAAGTGTCGGAGCTACTGAAAACATTATGACAGCAGCTGCCTTAGCTGACGGAGTAACCATTATCGAAAACGCTGCGAAAGAACCTGAAATTGTTGACTTGGCAAATTACATCAATGAAATGGGCGGCCGGGTGATTGGTGCCGGAACAGATACTTTGCGCATTGAAGGCGTTAAAGAATTGCATGGCGCTGAGCATTACATCATACCTGACCGTGTAGAAGCTGGAACATTCATGGTGGCAGCAGCTATTACCCAAGGCGATGTCATTATTGAAAATGCGGTACCTGAACATATGCGCGCATTAATTTCTAAAATGGGTGAAATGGGTGTAGACATCGAGGAGACGGAAGAAGGGCTTCGTGTGCGCTCGAATCATCCGCTGCGTTCTATTGATATCAAAACGATGCCGCATCCAGGATTCCCAACAGACATGCAATCTCAAATGATGTCGTTGATGCTTACGGCCACTGGAAATGGGATCTTAACTGAAACAGTTTTTGAAAACCGGTTTATGCACGTTGAAGAATTCCGCCGCATGAATGCCTCTGTTAAAATCGAGGGGCGCTCAGTGATCATGGAAGGGCCTTCTAAGCTGCAAGGTGCTGAAGTGTCAGCAACGGACCTAAGAGCAGCTGCAGCGCTGATTTTAGCTGGTCTGGCGGCTGAGGGGATCACACGGGTCAATGAACTGTATCATCTGGACCGTGGCTATGTAGATTTCCACTTGAAACTGGCTTCATTGGGTGCGGACATCGAACGTGTCACCACTGCAGAAGCAGAAGTAAAAGAAGAACAAATGGCCTAA
- a CDS encoding DUF1146 family protein, giving the protein MEAMIGQTALISIFSHIFFTGVAFYALRAVMFEKWIRKQHVLQAQILYIFLSIAIGTGVSTFFLNISSWSRQLPYLF; this is encoded by the coding sequence ATGGAAGCTATGATTGGACAGACTGCCTTGATTTCTATTTTCAGCCATATCTTTTTTACCGGCGTCGCTTTTTACGCGCTGCGGGCGGTAATGTTTGAAAAATGGATCCGTAAACAGCATGTGCTTCAAGCACAGATTTTATATATTTTCCTGAGCATTGCCATTGGTACAGGAGTATCGACATTCTTTTTGAATATCTCCTCATGGTCTAGACAACTGCCTTACTTATTTTAA
- a CDS encoding F0F1 ATP synthase subunit epsilon — protein sequence MKTIIVNIVTPDGPVYDSEVSMVIAVTATGEMGILPGHIPTVAPLGIGAVRLKKENSTELAAVSGGFLEVRPDKVTILAQSAELATDIDLARAQESARRAEAILQANKDEVDYQRAELALRRAKNRINVYEGNI from the coding sequence ATGAAGACCATCATAGTCAATATTGTCACTCCCGACGGCCCGGTATACGATTCCGAAGTTTCTATGGTAATAGCAGTTACAGCAACGGGTGAGATGGGAATCTTGCCTGGCCATATTCCGACAGTAGCTCCTCTTGGAATCGGCGCAGTCCGATTAAAGAAAGAAAACTCGACTGAATTGGCAGCTGTAAGTGGCGGATTCTTGGAAGTTCGTCCTGACAAAGTAACAATTCTAGCTCAATCAGCAGAACTTGCGACAGACATCGATCTGGCGCGTGCACAAGAATCTGCAAGACGTGCAGAAGCGATACTTCAGGCGAACAAAGATGAAGTAGACTATCAGCGAGCAGAACTAGCGTTAAGACGTGCGAAGAATCGTATCAACGTTTATGAGGGTAACATTTAA
- the atpD gene encoding F0F1 ATP synthase subunit beta — translation MNTGHILQVMGPVVDVKFANGQLPEIYNALTVLIDRPGQQQVKLTLEVALHLGDDSVRTIAMDSTDGLQRGSVVTDLGSPITVPVGDVTLGRVFNVLGEVIDLGEEIPLSEHRNPIHRLAPTFEHLSTEVEILETGIKVVDLLAPYIKGGKIGLFGGAGVGKTVLIQELINNIAQEHGGLSVFAGVGERTREGNDLFFEMSDSGVIKKTAMVFGQMNEPPGARMRVALTGLTMAEYFRDEQGADVLLFIDNIFRFTQAGSEVSALLGRMPSAVGYQPTLATEMGQLQERITTTSTGSVTSIQAIYVPADDYTDPAPATTFAHLDATTNLERKLSEMGIYPAVDPLASTSRALSPEIVGEEHYAISRQVQESLQRYRELQDIIAILGMDELSDEDKLTVNRARRIQNFLSQNFHVAEQFTGQKGSYVPVQETIKGFKEILAGKYDHLPEDAFRLVGRIEDVIEKAKGMGVEV, via the coding sequence ATGAACACAGGACACATTCTTCAAGTTATGGGTCCGGTTGTAGACGTTAAGTTTGCCAATGGCCAGCTTCCAGAAATCTACAACGCCCTAACTGTACTCATTGATCGTCCAGGCCAACAACAAGTGAAATTGACACTTGAAGTGGCTCTACACCTTGGTGATGATTCCGTTCGCACGATTGCGATGGATTCCACTGACGGATTGCAACGCGGTTCAGTAGTAACCGACTTGGGCAGCCCTATCACTGTTCCAGTTGGAGATGTAACATTAGGCCGTGTATTTAACGTACTCGGAGAAGTAATCGACTTAGGTGAAGAAATTCCGTTGTCTGAACACCGTAATCCTATTCACCGTTTAGCTCCGACATTTGAACACCTTTCAACAGAAGTTGAAATTCTTGAAACAGGCATTAAAGTAGTTGACTTGCTTGCCCCTTATATCAAAGGCGGTAAAATCGGTCTCTTCGGTGGTGCCGGTGTAGGTAAAACAGTTCTTATCCAGGAATTGATCAACAACATCGCTCAAGAACACGGTGGTTTATCCGTATTCGCTGGTGTTGGTGAACGTACACGTGAAGGAAATGACTTGTTCTTTGAAATGAGCGATTCTGGCGTTATCAAGAAAACGGCAATGGTATTCGGACAAATGAACGAGCCGCCTGGCGCACGTATGCGTGTAGCTTTGACTGGTTTGACTATGGCTGAATATTTCCGTGACGAACAAGGCGCAGACGTTCTTTTGTTCATCGATAATATTTTCCGTTTCACACAAGCAGGATCTGAGGTATCAGCACTTTTGGGCCGTATGCCATCAGCGGTTGGTTACCAGCCGACACTTGCTACTGAAATGGGTCAATTGCAGGAACGCATCACAACAACTAGCACTGGTTCAGTAACTTCGATCCAAGCGATCTATGTACCAGCCGATGACTATACGGATCCGGCTCCGGCTACAACTTTCGCTCACTTGGACGCAACAACTAACCTTGAGCGTAAACTTTCTGAAATGGGTATCTACCCTGCGGTGGATCCTCTTGCATCAACTTCACGCGCTTTGTCGCCTGAAATTGTTGGAGAAGAGCATTATGCAATTTCCCGTCAAGTTCAAGAATCGCTTCAACGCTACCGTGAACTTCAAGATATCATTGCAATCCTGGGTATGGATGAGTTAAGTGATGAGGACAAGCTAACGGTTAACCGTGCACGCCGCATCCAAAACTTCCTATCTCAAAACTTCCACGTAGCTGAACAGTTTACGGGCCAAAAAGGCTCTTACGTTCCAGTACAGGAAACAATCAAAGGATTCAAAGAAATTCTTGCTGGTAAATACGACCACTTGCCGGAAGATGCTTTCCGCTTAGTTGGCCGCATTGAAGATGTAATCGAAAAAGCTAAAGGCATGGGCGTAGAAGTCTAA
- the atpG gene encoding ATP synthase F1 subunit gamma, which yields MASLRDIKNRISSTKKTSQITRAMQMVSASKLSRAELNAKAFVPYMDKIQDVVASIAQGSNETHPMMTTRPVAKTAYLVITSDRGLVGGYNSNILRTVMARIRQRHTSNDEFVILSVGRKGRDFFAKQGMTILESAIALPDHPTFADIKEITRKAVGMFSDGTYDEVYMYYNHFVSAIQQEVTEKKVLPLTDIQATGATASYEFDPSAEAILQVLLPQYAESLIFGAVLDGKASEHAASMTAMKSATDNASDLIDGLTLSYNRARQAAITQEITEIVGGAAALE from the coding sequence GTGGCATCTTTACGCGATATAAAAAACCGAATTTCGTCAACCAAGAAAACAAGCCAAATCACTCGAGCGATGCAGATGGTTTCTGCGTCAAAGCTGAGCCGTGCGGAATTGAATGCGAAAGCATTCGTCCCTTACATGGATAAAATTCAGGATGTAGTCGCTTCTATTGCACAAGGTTCGAATGAAACCCACCCAATGATGACGACTCGCCCTGTTGCTAAAACAGCTTATCTCGTGATTACATCGGATCGCGGTTTAGTCGGCGGATACAATAGTAATATTCTTCGTACAGTAATGGCGAGAATCCGCCAGCGCCATACATCCAATGATGAGTTTGTTATCCTCAGCGTTGGTCGTAAAGGTCGGGATTTCTTTGCCAAGCAGGGAATGACGATTCTTGAAAGTGCGATTGCACTGCCGGATCACCCAACTTTTGCTGATATTAAAGAAATTACGCGCAAAGCTGTTGGTATGTTCTCAGATGGTACGTATGATGAAGTTTATATGTACTACAATCACTTTGTCTCAGCTATTCAGCAAGAAGTTACTGAAAAGAAAGTTTTGCCATTAACGGATATCCAAGCGACTGGAGCAACTGCTTCCTACGAGTTCGATCCATCAGCTGAAGCGATTTTACAAGTGCTTCTTCCGCAATATGCAGAGAGCTTGATTTTTGGTGCTGTTCTTGACGGCAAGGCAAGTGAACACGCTGCGTCCATGACCGCAATGAAGAGCGCAACCGACAATGCGTCTGACTTGATCGATGGATTGACACTTTCATACAACCGGGCACGCCAAGCAGCGATTACTCAGGAAATCACTGAAATCGTCGGCGGGGCAGCTGCTTTAGAATAG